In Tenrec ecaudatus isolate mTenEca1 chromosome 4, mTenEca1.hap1, whole genome shotgun sequence, a single window of DNA contains:
- the LOC142445945 gene encoding upstream-binding factor 1-like protein 1 yields MPLPTGQDRWSEADIQTLLERIKNDVPPNDNKSFHKTLKTMNWERVAFKDFSGEMCKHKWLEISDNLRKSRTLTELVLEAQQHAQNPLRKKEVMKHPDLPKKPLSAYIRFYKENHSQYTQRYPKLSSVELTKLLAKKYKELPEEVKQKYRQDFQEEKKIYKEKLSQFKLSQLKPTTHLKHTSKRNHVPKRPQLQMTAQGNRKERKSSLETDHLSMHMTVCGEPKKPPMNGYHKFYQDLWSSEKLKHVPPRERMVEIGRLWQPIPQSQKDHYKKLAQAVQKQYKIDLALWLKSLSPQSYAAFRKAGYGKGKEMSMLGSPTPTFKRLSPEALESASVKRMKGEPEHKQGVLVPARDSSTTSSAG; encoded by the coding sequence ATGCCCCTGCCAACAGGCCAAGACCGCTGGTCGGAAGCAGACATCCAGACGCTGCTGGAGCGCATAAAGAACGATGTCCCACCGAATGACAACAAGTCTTTCCACAAAACCCTGAAGACCATGAACTGGGAAAGGGTAGCTTTCAAAGACTTTTCTGGGGAAATGTGCAAACACAAATGGTTGGAGATTTCTGACAACCTGAGGAAGTCGCGGACTTTGACAGAATTAGTCCTAGAAGCTCAGCAACATGCTCAAAACCCCTTGAGGAAGAAAGAGGTGATGAAGCATCCAGACTTACCCAAGAAGCCCTTGTCGGCTTATATCCGTTTCTACAAGGAGAATCATTCCCAGTATACTCAACGGTACCCTAAGCTAAGCAGCGTGGAGTTGACTAAACTTCTAGCGAAGAAATATAAAGAGCTTCCAGAAGAAGTGAAGCAGAAATATCGTCAAGATTtccaagaggagaaaaaaatatataaagagaaGCTGTCTCAGTTCAAGCTGTCTCAACTCAAACCAACAACTCATCTGAAGCACACTTCCAAAAGAAATCATGTCCCCAAGAGGCCACAGCTTCAAATGACTGCTCaaggaaataggaaagaaagGAAGTCCTCTCTGGAAACAGATCACCTCTCCATGCACATGACAGTCTGTGGAGAGCCCAAGAAGCCCCCTATGAATGGATACCACAAATTCTACCAGGATTTGTGGTCCAGTGAGAAGCTGAAACATGTGCCACCCAGGGAGCGCATGGTGGAGATTGGCAGGCTCTGGCAGCCTATCCCCCAGAGCCAGAAGGACCACTATAAGAAGCTGGCTCAGGCCGTGCAGAAACAGTATAAGATAGACCTAGCTCTCTGGCTGAAGAGCCTCTCTCCTCAGTCATACGCAGCATTCAGAAAGGCAGGCTATGGGAAGGGTAAGGAAATGAGCATGTTAGGAAGCCCAACCCCCACATTTAAAAGGCTGTCTCCAGAGGCTCTGGAGTCTGCATCAGTGAAGAGGATGAAAGGGGAGCCTGAACACAAGCAGGGAGTGCTGGTTCCAGCCAGAGATTCATCCACCACCTCCAGTGCGGGTTGA